In Pelecanus crispus isolate bPelCri1 chromosome Z, bPelCri1.pri, whole genome shotgun sequence, the following are encoded in one genomic region:
- the PMAIP1 gene encoding phorbol-12-myristate-13-acetate-induced protein 1 — protein sequence MMPGRTLRKAAPPAAPAEREAAAECALQLRKIGDKWDLRQKILNLLAKLFCPET from the exons ATGATGCCCGGCAGGACCCTGCGCaaggccgcgccgcccgccgctcccgcaG agcGCGAGGCGGCGGCGGAGTGCGCCCTGCAGCTGCGAAAGATCGGCGACAAGTGGGACCTGCGGCAGAAGATCCTGAACCTCCTGGCCAAGCTGTTCTGCCCGGAAACGTGA